From the genome of Methylocystis bryophila, one region includes:
- the dgcA gene encoding N-acetyl-D-Glu racemase DgcA, which yields MGYELSIAIDVFPIAGRFVIARGAKTKARVVTATLKEGAHRGRGECVPYARYGESVEGVVAAIESLRGALAKGADRAALQELLPPGAARNALDCAFFDLEAKRAGRPVAEIAGVEALQPLVTALTLSVGTPDEMFAAAKAAADWPLLKVKLAGDGDADRLAAVRAGAPRARFIVDANEAWREADLEKNFEACARVGVDLIEQPLPAGADGLLARVARPVPVCADESAHAREDLEALCDRYDAVNIKLDKTGGLTEALAMAKEARRLRLKIMAGCMVGSSLAMAPAMLIGQFADWVDLDGPLLLAKDREPGLVYEGSKAFPSAPELWG from the coding sequence ATGGGATATGAGCTGAGCATCGCGATCGACGTCTTCCCGATCGCCGGCCGTTTCGTCATCGCGCGCGGCGCGAAGACGAAGGCGCGCGTCGTCACCGCGACGCTGAAAGAGGGCGCGCATCGGGGGCGCGGCGAATGCGTGCCCTATGCCCGCTACGGCGAGAGCGTCGAGGGGGTCGTCGCCGCGATCGAAAGCCTGCGCGGAGCGCTCGCGAAAGGGGCGGACCGCGCCGCCCTGCAGGAACTGCTGCCGCCGGGCGCAGCGCGCAACGCGCTCGACTGCGCCTTCTTCGACCTCGAAGCCAAACGCGCCGGCCGTCCGGTCGCGGAGATCGCGGGGGTCGAGGCGCTGCAACCGCTCGTCACGGCGCTCACGCTCTCAGTGGGGACCCCCGACGAAATGTTTGCCGCCGCAAAGGCCGCCGCAGACTGGCCGCTGCTCAAGGTGAAGCTCGCGGGCGACGGCGACGCCGACCGTCTTGCGGCGGTGCGCGCCGGAGCGCCGCGGGCGCGCTTCATCGTCGACGCCAATGAGGCCTGGCGCGAAGCGGATCTCGAGAAAAATTTCGAGGCTTGCGCGCGGGTTGGGGTCGATCTCATCGAGCAGCCGCTGCCAGCCGGGGCGGACGGGCTTCTTGCCCGCGTGGCACGGCCCGTGCCGGTCTGCGCCGACGAGAGCGCCCATGCGCGTGAGGACCTTGAGGCGCTCTGCGACCGCTATGACGCGGTCAATATCAAGCTCGACAAAACCGGCGGGCTGACCGAGGCGCTCGCGATGGCGAAGGAAGCCCGGCGTCTTCGGCTCAAGATCATGGCCGGCTGCATGGTCGGAAGCTCGCTCGCCATGGCGCCGGCGATGCTGATCGGCCAATTCGCCGATTGGGTCGACCTGGACGGGCCGCTGCTGCTGGCCAAAGACCGGGAGCCGGGGCTCGTCTACGAAGGCTCAAAGGCGTTTCCGTCGGCGCCGGAGCTGTGGGGCTGA